CAGGGCCGGCTGGGGTTCATCACCGACATCTCCGCCGACCAGTACAAGGATGCGCTCAAACCCATCCTGGCCGGCGATTTCGAGATCGAACACCGTGCCATGCTCGAAGGCGGCGTGATCCGCGACGGTGAGCTGATCTTCTCCGGCGTCGCCCTGAACGACGTGGTGGTCAGCCGCGGCGCCACCGCCGGCATGGTGGAACTGCGGGTGGACGTGGGCGATGAATTCGTCGCCAACATGCGGGCCGACGGCGTGATCGTCGGCACCCCCACCGGCTCCACCGCCTACGCCTTGTCGGCCGGCGGCCCCATCATGCATCCCGGCATCGCCGGATGGGTGGTGCTGCCGATCGCCTCCCATGCGCTGTCCAACCGCCCCATCGTGCTGCCGGATTCCGGCGAGGTGCGGCTCACCATCGTGGCCGGTCGCGACGCCAGCGTGAACTTCGACATGCAAAGCCTGGCCAGCCTGCTGCACGGGGACTGCATCACCGTGCGCCGCTCGCAGCACCGGGCGCCGTTCCTGCATCCGCGGGGCTGGAGCTATTACGCCACGCTGCGTCGCAAACTGCGCTGGTATGAAGGCGTGAGCTGAGTCCGGACTCAGACTGCCGATTGCCGATTGCCCATTGCAGTGAGCTGATTGACGATTTCCGACCACCGACTTCCGACCGTTGACCCCGATGCCCCGAGCGCGACCAAGCGCCCGACGGACAGCGACCAACGCCAGACATTGAGACAGGACAAGGCCCCGCACCCGCCAGGTGCAGGTCGGGGTTGAATGAGGACTCACCGACATGCTGCGCCGACTGAGCCTGAGAGATTTCGTGATCGTGCCGGAGCTGGAGCTCGACTTCGCCGCCGGCTTTTCCGCGTTGACCGGCGAAACCGGCGCGGGCAAGTCCATCCTGATCGATGCGCTGCAACTGGCGCTCGGCAGTCGGGGCGACGCCGCCGTGGTGCGCGAAGGTGCCAGCCGCGCCGAGATCAGCGCCGAGTTCGATCGGCCCCAAGCCCTGGTGGCCTGGCTGGAAGAAGCCGGTTTCGATGCCCCCCATGACCCCGAGGGCCCCGGCGACACCGACACCCCGTCCCTGCTACTGCGTCGCGTGATCGATGCGCAAGGCAAGAGCCGCGCATGGATCAATGGCAGTGCCGCCACCGTCGCCCAACTGCGGGAACTGGCGGAACATCTGCTGGACATCCACGGCCAGCACGCCTGGCAAGGCCTGACCCGTCCGGCCAGCGTGCGCGAGCTGCTGGACAGCTTCGCCCAGATCGACACCCGACCGATGAGCGTGGCCCACGCTGCCTGGCGTCAGGCCACCGAAGCGCTGACCACCGCCCAGGCCCGTCAGGCCGACCTCGCCCGCGAGCATGAGCGGCTGACCTGGCAGATCGGCGAACTGGACCGGCTGGCGCCGGATGCGGACGAGTGGGAAGAGCTGAACGCGGAACACTCGCGGCTGTCGCATTCGCAGTCGCTGATGGATGCGGCGCGCGGCGCACTGGAGCGGATCGGCGATGCCGAGGTCAACGCCCAGGCGCTCACGGACGAGGCACTGTCCAGCCTGCAGGATGTGCTGAGCTACGACGCCCAGTTGCAGGACACCGTCAATGCGCTGCAGGGTGCCCAAGCGCAATTGCAGGATGCGGCCCACAGCCTGGCCGCCTATCTCCACGCGGCGGATCTGGATCCCGACCGGCTGCAGCAGTTGGATGACCGGCTCTCCGCCTGGGTGACGCTGGCGCGTCGCTATCGGCGCCAACCCGCAGAACTGCCGGCACTGTTGGCGGAGTGGAAGGCCGAATTGGCGCAATTGGATGCCGCCACCGATCTGGAAGGTCTACAGGCCAAACAGGCGCAAGCCCTGAAGCTCTACCAGCGCGAAGCCAAGACAGTGAGCACCGCCCGCGCCAAGGCCGCACCAGCGCTGTCGACCGCCGTCTCGCAGGCGATGCAGCAGCTCGGCATGACCGGTGGCCGCTTCGAAGTGGCGCTGTCGCAGCAGGAAGAGCC
The Roseateles amylovorans genome window above contains:
- the recN gene encoding DNA repair protein RecN, which produces MLRRLSLRDFVIVPELELDFAAGFSALTGETGAGKSILIDALQLALGSRGDAAVVREGASRAEISAEFDRPQALVAWLEEAGFDAPHDPEGPGDTDTPSLLLRRVIDAQGKSRAWINGSAATVAQLRELAEHLLDIHGQHAWQGLTRPASVRELLDSFAQIDTRPMSVAHAAWRQATEALTTAQARQADLAREHERLTWQIGELDRLAPDADEWEELNAEHSRLSHSQSLMDAARGALERIGDAEVNAQALTDEALSSLQDVLSYDAQLQDTVNALQGAQAQLQDAAHSLAAYLHAADLDPDRLQQLDDRLSAWVTLARRYRRQPAELPALLAEWKAELAQLDAATDLEGLQAKQAQALKLYQREAKTVSTARAKAAPALSTAVSQAMQQLGMTGGRFEVALSQQEEPQSFGLESAEFLVAGHAGSTPRPLAKVGSGGELSRIALAIAVTTSQQNSGAGTLIFDEIDTGVGGAVAETVGRLMKQLGRHVQVLAVTHLPQVAACADHHFLVAKSLKAGVTNSDVRPIHGEARVAEIARMLGGERLSSTSIAHAQEMLALSAQSVDTPTPTKTKTTIKKVKP
- a CDS encoding NAD kinase, which codes for MSKRFRHVAIVGKPQSRGIRPILEEIADFVAGQGLDVSLEQETADSTGITALPALSHAELGTQCDLAIVVGGDGTMLGFAREVARYNLPLVGINQGRLGFITDISADQYKDALKPILAGDFEIEHRAMLEGGVIRDGELIFSGVALNDVVVSRGATAGMVELRVDVGDEFVANMRADGVIVGTPTGSTAYALSAGGPIMHPGIAGWVVLPIASHALSNRPIVLPDSGEVRLTIVAGRDASVNFDMQSLASLLHGDCITVRRSQHRAPFLHPRGWSYYATLRRKLRWYEGVS